The Primulina tabacum isolate GXHZ01 chromosome 16, ASM2559414v2, whole genome shotgun sequence genome window below encodes:
- the LOC142528407 gene encoding uncharacterized protein LOC142528407, translating to MAKEFLIKYFPPSKTMKLRADITSFTQFDQESLYEAWECFKDLLRRCPHHELPLGLVVQTFYYGLLTPNRTMIDAAACGNLLRKTAEEGYEFLEEMAASSYHPQSERNNQRKSAGVHQVTDFSAITAQLDALNRKLDSLNVGGTAMRLQEIFCDKCGGEHYAKDCQDDNPFYVQEGAPINQVGVQNRPRNDPYSNTYNPGWRQHPNFSWGGQNSQNRPQGGQSYGKQLMYRSDPPREEKSNLEQMMSKFISSTETRLQNQDASIKVLENQIGQLAKMITNREPGTLPTLCDLGASINLMPLSVFRKLGLGEPKPTRMSLQLADRSVKYPRGVIEDVLVKVDKFIFPVDFVVLDMEEDIEMPLILGRPFLATDKALIDDALGDPLEATLTTELEDDDLDKEKAKIVAYFNANPPWRRPMRMRLEDLGERRDLTPPKSSIEEPPTLELKPLPPHLKYIFLGKNNTLPIIISAALTDAMEEKLLQVLKEHKRAFAWKNLRSVLRKCEETNLVLNWEKCHFMVQEGIVLGHKVSEKGIEVDKAKIEVIKNLPTPASVKGVRSFLGHAGFYRRFIKDFSKIAKPLSSLLMKDVPFDFHSDCLQAYEDLKERLVTAPVLVAPDWDLPFEIMCDASDTTVGAVLGQRQN from the exons ATGGCGAAAGAATTTCTCATCAAATACTTCCCTCCCTCCaagaccatgaagctgcgggCAGACATTACATCATTTACTCAATTCGATCAGGAatctttatatgaggcatgggaatgCTTCAAGGATCTACTACGAAGATGCCCACATCACGAGTTACCACTTGGGTTAGTCGTTCAAACATTTTATTATGGTTTGCTTACTCCTaaccgtactatgatagatgctgctgcttGTGGAAACCTGTTGAGAAAAACCGCGGAGGAAGGATATGAATTCttagaggagatggctgctagcagctatcacccTCAATCTGAAAGAAACAACCAGCGGAAGagtgcaggagttcaccaggtaactgatTTTTCTGCTATTACTGCACAACTTGATGCTTTAAACAGGAAACTAGACAGCTTGAATGTGGGTGGCACGGCGatgcgtcttcaagagatattctGTGACAAGTGTGGAGGAGAACACTATGCAAAGGACTGTCAAGATGACAATCCATTTTATGTGCAAGAAGGGGCACCAATAAATCAAGTAGGGGTCCAAAACCGCCCAAGGAATGACCCGTATTCGAACACATACAATCCGGGGTGGAGGCAACACCCAAACTTCTCCTGGGGTGGTCAAAACAGCCAGAATAGACCACAAGGAGGACAATCATATGGGAAACAACTGATGTACAGGTCCGATCCTCCTAGAGAAGAGAAGTCCAATTtggagcagatgatgtctaagttcatcTCGTCTACCGAGACTAGACTACAGAATCAGGATGCATCGATAAAGGTGCTTGAGAATCAAATTGGGCAGTTGGCAAAAATGATCACAAACAGAGagccgggcaccttgccaa cgttatgtgatcttggtgcaagtATTAACCTGATGCCTCTTTCTGTGTTTAGGAAACTTGGATTGGGAGAACCTAAGCCGACGCGGATGTCCTTACAACTagctgacagatctgtcaagtacCCCCGCGGAGTGATTGAGGATGTACTAGTGAAAGTGGACAAATTTATTTTCCCTGTGGAttttgtggtacttgacatggaggaagacATAGAGATGCCCTTGATTCTTGGGAGACCATTCCTTGCGACTGACAAGGCCCTGATTGAT GATGCTCTTGGGGACCCTTTGGAAGCCACCCTCACAACTGAATTGGAGGATGACGACTTAGACAAAGAAAAAGCTAAAATAGTAGCATACTTCAATGCCAACCCTCCATGGAGAAGGCCGATGAGGATGAGACTGGAAGATCTGGGAGAGCGCAGAGATTTGACCCCTCCAAAGTCAAGCATCGAGGAACCACCGACGCTTGAACTCAAACCCTTACCTCCGCACCTGAAGTACATATTTCTAGGTAAGAATAACACTTTGCCTATCATTATTTCTGCTGCTTTGACAGATGCTATGGAGGAAAAATTGTTGCAAGTTCTCAAGGAGCACAAAAGAGCATTCGCCTGGAAG AATTTGAGATCCGTGTTGAGAAAATGCGAGGAGACGAACTTGGTGCTCAATTGGGAAAAGTGCCATTTCATGGTACAAGAGGGAATTGTTTTAGGGCACAAGGTTTCGGAAAAAGGAATTGAGGTGGACAAAGCTAAAATTGAAGTAATAAAGAACCTACCAACACCAGCCTCAGtaaagggagttagaagttttctaggccacGCCGGCTTTTATCggcgttttatcaaagatttttctaaaattgcaAAACCTCTATCTTCCCtacttatgaaagatgtgcCATTTGATTTTCATTCTGACTGTTTACAGGCATACGAGGATTTGaaggagcgcttggtgacgGCTCCTGTCTTGGTGGCACCAGATTGGGATCTACCTTTCGAGATCATGTGCGACGCCAGTGACACTACGGTGGGAGCTGTGCTTGGCCAGCGACAAAACTAg